The window TTCGCCCTTGCCCCAGGCCAGGCCGTTCTTGCCGTAAAGAACCCGGACGGGTTCACCGACTGGCATCCAGGTGTCCTTTTGACGCTCGAAGAGCTGGAGTTTGCCGACCGAGGAATCCCATGTCGGCGCGATGGAGACGATCAACTGGCGCACCGAGGAGTCGAGCGCGAAGACCGGCTGGCAGACGGCCAGAGTGAGAAGGAGTAGGAGGAGCCTCATGAGAAGCGCTTCGTCAGGCGGATGATGTTGCGATGCCCGCTGCGCTCGTACGAGAAGGTGTCGAGCATGTTGCGGATAAGGTGAATGCCGAGGCCGCCCACCGGGCGCTCCGCCAGCGGAGTGGCGGTGTCGGGAGTTTCCACCGAAAAGGGATCGAAGGCCGCGGCCTCGTCCTCGATGACCAACTCCACGTGATCGGCCATCACATGGACCGAGATGGAGATGCCGGGATGCACCTCAGGGAAGAGTCCATACTTTATCGTATTGGTCACGATCTCCTCCAGCGCAAGATTGGCGGCGAAGATTGCAGCCGGCGGCGTTTCCTGATCCTCGAGGAAAGACGTCATCAACGCGGCCACCCGGCTCAACTCAGGCAGGGTTCCCTGGATGGTGTATGCTGCCGTCGCCGCCATGGATGAGGTCTAGCCGTGCTTTTCGATCAGGGCGTAGGCGTTGTGGTTGTGGATGGACTCGAAATTTTCCGCCTCCACGCGATACCAGAGAATATTGGCGTCTTTCTCGCAGCGGGATGCGACATTGCGCACGAGGTCTTCCACGAAGACGGGGTTGTCGTAGGCGCGTTCGGTGACGGCTTTTTCGTCGGGGCGCTTGAGCAGGCTGTAAAGTTCCGAGCTCGCGCTGTCCTCGACGAGGCGGATCATATCCTCGATCCACATCGGCTTGCTACAGCGGACGGCGAGGGTGACGTGACCGCGCTGGTTGTGCGCGCCGCGGGCGCTGATCGCCTTGGAGCAGGGGCAAAGGGTGGTCACGGGCACGACCGTGGTTACGATGAAATCCATCTTGCCGTTCTCCACTGTGGCGTTGAACCGTGCGACATAGTCGATGAGGCCTACTGCGCCGGTGACGGGAGCTTTTTTCTCGAGGAAGAAGGGAAACTCAAAGTCCACATGTGCGCAGGTGCTCTGGAGCTTTCTGGTCAGTTGCTCGAGCACGTCGCGGATGTTGTCGACGTGGAGGATGGGGCCGTGGGAGTTGAGCACCTCGACGAAGCGGCTCATGTGCGTGCCCTTGAAATGATGCGGCAGGTCGACGGTGAGCTGCACCGTGGCGATGGTGCTTTGCAGCGAGTGATCCTTGTCGCGAATCTGGATCGGATAGCGCAGATCCTTTACGCCCACACGGTCGATGGGCAACCGGCGTTCATCACGCTGGTTCTGTGTATCTTGCAGGGTCATGGAATCCCCAGCATACCTGCTCCGGAGGGGGCTGCACGAAAGAAAATCCGGCGGAAATCGACTGGAAGCTGGATTTTCCCCCTGCCAATGGGGAAATTCTCCCGGGTGAAGTCCGCTCCCGTCCTGGCCCTGGACCTGGGCACCTCCTCCGTCCGGGCCGCCCTCTTTGATCCCCGTGGCAAGCGCCTGCCCGGAACCTTTGCCCAGCGCACCTATACCCTCCGTACCGCCGCTGATGGCACGGCTGAGCTCGACCCGTTTGAACTCCTCCGCCAGGCCAAGGCCTGCCTGAAGACCGCCGCTGCCGGGTGGCATGCCATCTCGGGCGTAGGCGTTTCGTGCTTCTGGCACAGCCTGCTCGGCACGGATGAGGAGGGGAATCCGCTGACCCCGATCTATACCTGGGCGGATTCTCGCTGCCGGGAGGACGCGGCGCGTCTCCGGGCGGAGTTCTCCGAACAGGACGTCCACGAGGAGACCGGCTGCATGCTGCGGAGTTCCTTCTGGCCGGCCAAGCTGCGCTGGATCAAGCGCACCGACCGCGCGCGGTTTCGCAAGGTGCGGTACTGGATGTCGCCCGCCGAGTGGGTGCAGTGGAAGATCGCCGGACGCGCCACCTGCGCCATCGGCATGGCCACAGGCACGGGGTTGTTTGACCCGACGAAACTCGATTGGAGCGAGCTCATGCTCGAAGCCTGCGATTTCTCCGCCGATCGTATGCTGCCGGTGACCGACGCGCCGACCCTGTGGAAGGGCGTGCCGTGGTTCCCCGCCATTGGCGATGGCGCGGCGAGCAATCTCGGCTCCGGCGCGACCCGGCCGGGCTTCGGAGCCATCAATGTCGGCACCAGCGCCGCCCTGCGCATCATGAAAAAGGGACCGGTGGCCAAGGCGCCGTTCGGCCTCTTTGCCTATCGCGTCGACGCCTCCCGCTACCTCGTGGGCGGAGCGGTCAGCAATGCTGGAAATCTCCACGCCTGGTGCCTGCGCGAGCTGAAGCTCTCCGACGATCCCGCGGAAATCGAGAAAGCCCTCGCTCTGCGCCCGCAGGCCACGCACGGCCTCACGGTATTGCCGTTCTGGTCGGCGGAGCGGGCTCCGAGCTGGGACGAGGCCGCGCAGGGAACCATCGTCGGCCTGCGCCACGATACGACCGCCATCGACCTTTTGCAGGCGATCAACGAAGGGTTTTACCTTCGCCTCGCCACCATCGCCGAGATGATCGCTGGCCGCCGCCAGCCGAAGTGGATCCTTGGCGGAGGCATCCTGAAATCGAAGTCCGCCGTGCGCCGTCTCGCCAATGTCATCGGCAGTCCGCTCTACGCCAATCCCGAGGCCGAGGCTTCCCTGCGGGGCGGGGCGATTTTCGCCCTCGAGAAACTGGGAGCGCCGATCGAGGAGCAAAAGCTCGGCAATCCCATCCTGCCATCGCCTGTTCTTCAGAAGCTCTATGTTGACGAGCGCCGGAAGCAGGCTCAATTGGAGGCTTTGATGGCTCGTGGACGATAACGCCAAACTCACAATCAACGAAATCTACCTCTCGGTGCAGGGAGAGAGCACCTGGGCGGGGCTGCCGTGCGTGTTTATCCGGCTGACCGGCTGTGACTTGCGCTGCTCCTACTGCGATACCGAGTACGCCTTCTACGAGGGGAAAAAACGGCTGGTCAGCGAGGTGCTGGCCGAGGTGTCGGACATGCCATGTCCGATGGTCGAGGTGACGGGGGGCGAGCCGCTCTTGCAAAAGAACGTCAAGCCGCTCATGGCCGCCCTTTGCGATGCCGGAAAAACCGTGCTCATCGAAACGAGCGGCGCCCACGACATCTCGGGCATCGACCCGCGGGTCCATCGCATCGTCGACCTCAAGACGCCCTCCAGCGGCGAGTCCGGGCGTAATCGCTACGAGAATATCCCGCACCTGACCGAGCGGGATGAGGTAAAATTCGTCCTCGGTTCGCGAGAGGATTACGAATGGGCCCGCGAGCAGATCGGTCGATACGACCTCGGTTCTCGCGTAAGGGCCGTGCTTTTGAGCCCGGTTTTCGGAAAAATCGACCCCAAAGACATCGTGCAATGGATGCTGGATGACCGGCTTCCCGCCCGGTTTCAGCTGCAAATGCACAAATTCATTTGGGAACCGCGCGCCAGAGGGGTATAAAGCCGGGGTGAAAGCTCGTCTCTCTAAGGATTTCTTTTTCGAAGCAGGTCAATCATTGCCCAACGTGCCTCCCGGGCACAAATGCGGGTCGATGCATGGCCATAGCTTCAAGGTCGAAATCGTGGTCGAGGGCGAGGTGGACCCCCACATGGGCTGGGTCTACGACCATGCCGAGATCAGCCGCGCCATGGAGCCGCTGCTCGACTACATCGATCACAAGTACATGAACGAGCTGCCCGAGCTGGAAAATCCCACCATCGAGCACATTGCCGCGTGGTTCTGGCGCAAGCTGACCCCGACCCTGCCGGGTTTGGCGGAGATCGTCGTGCACGAGACGCCGACCGCCCGCTGCATTTACCGCGGCGAATAGCCTCGTCCTTGCTTATTGGCGCGGAAGGGATTACCATCCGCGTCGAAGTGAGAATTGTTGAGCAACTCGCCGTTTTCATCGCCAACAAACCCGGCACCCTGGCGGAAGTTTGCGATGCCCTCGCCGCAGAAAGAGTCAATATTTACGGCCTGACCGTAAGCGACACGGTCGATCATGCGGTCGTCCGCCTGGTCGTCAGTGACACGCGCAAGGCGCTGGCCATTTTTGAAACCCGCGGCACCCTTGTCCTGGAGACGGAGGTGTTGATGTTTGAGAATGACAACCGCCCGGGCAGTCTTTCCCGCATCGCGGCGGCCCTGTCCAAGGCGAAAATCAACATCGAGTACGCCTATCTGGCCTCGATGCCCTCCGCCCGCAAGGGCCTGCTCATCGTCCGCGTGGCCGATCCGAAAAAGGCCCTCAAGGTGCTTCAGTCGGCCAAGCTGTTCGAGAACGAATAGGGGGCGTTTCAGGATTCCCCGCTGTTTACGGTGGGGTGAGTATGACGTCGCAAGGCCCGACTCGGGCAACGGGAGCGTTTTCGGCGAGTCGGACCGTCCGTCAATGGACGACAGCACGAAGCGCGATGTCTTTGTGGCTCGGGCGGCTGTCCACCCGCTCCATGTCTTTTCCTTTGAGGACGCTTGTCCATTTGCGCCGGATTGCTGGAAGCGCTCGTGCCACTGCGGGGCGTGGGACTCAATGGGACACCCCGGCGAGTCTCGTCTCGTGACTTTCAGGGAATAAAAAACGCCGGACGGAAACCGCCCGGCGTTTTCTTGGAAAACTGTCGGATCAGGCGAGAGCTTCGAGGCGACGCACGATCTCGGCTTTGCCGGTCATGCCGAGCGACTGGTCCTTCTTCTCGCCGCCCTTGAAGTAAAGGAGCGCGGGGATGTGGCGGATGCCGAATTTCTCCGCGACGATCGGGGAGTCGTCGACATTCACCTTGGCGATCTTGAACTTGCCGACGGATTCCGTG of the Terrimicrobium sacchariphilum genome contains:
- a CDS encoding ATP-binding protein, producing the protein MAATAAYTIQGTLPELSRVAALMTSFLEDQETPPAAIFAANLALEEIVTNTIKYGLFPEVHPGISISVHVMADHVELVIEDEAAAFDPFSVETPDTATPLAERPVGGLGIHLIRNMLDTFSYERSGHRNIIRLTKRFS
- the folE2 gene encoding GTP cyclohydrolase FolE2; this encodes MTLQDTQNQRDERRLPIDRVGVKDLRYPIQIRDKDHSLQSTIATVQLTVDLPHHFKGTHMSRFVEVLNSHGPILHVDNIRDVLEQLTRKLQSTCAHVDFEFPFFLEKKAPVTGAVGLIDYVARFNATVENGKMDFIVTTVVPVTTLCPCSKAISARGAHNQRGHVTLAVRCSKPMWIEDMIRLVEDSASSELYSLLKRPDEKAVTERAYDNPVFVEDLVRNVASRCEKDANILWYRVEAENFESIHNHNAYALIEKHG
- a CDS encoding gluconokinase, encoding MGKFSRVKSAPVLALDLGTSSVRAALFDPRGKRLPGTFAQRTYTLRTAADGTAELDPFELLRQAKACLKTAAAGWHAISGVGVSCFWHSLLGTDEEGNPLTPIYTWADSRCREDAARLRAEFSEQDVHEETGCMLRSSFWPAKLRWIKRTDRARFRKVRYWMSPAEWVQWKIAGRATCAIGMATGTGLFDPTKLDWSELMLEACDFSADRMLPVTDAPTLWKGVPWFPAIGDGAASNLGSGATRPGFGAINVGTSAALRIMKKGPVAKAPFGLFAYRVDASRYLVGGAVSNAGNLHAWCLRELKLSDDPAEIEKALALRPQATHGLTVLPFWSAERAPSWDEAAQGTIVGLRHDTTAIDLLQAINEGFYLRLATIAEMIAGRRQPKWILGGGILKSKSAVRRLANVIGSPLYANPEAEASLRGGAIFALEKLGAPIEEQKLGNPILPSPVLQKLYVDERRKQAQLEALMARGR
- a CDS encoding radical SAM protein, giving the protein MDDNAKLTINEIYLSVQGESTWAGLPCVFIRLTGCDLRCSYCDTEYAFYEGKKRLVSEVLAEVSDMPCPMVEVTGGEPLLQKNVKPLMAALCDAGKTVLIETSGAHDISGIDPRVHRIVDLKTPSSGESGRNRYENIPHLTERDEVKFVLGSREDYEWAREQIGRYDLGSRVRAVLLSPVFGKIDPKDIVQWMLDDRLPARFQLQMHKFIWEPRARGV
- the queD gene encoding 6-carboxytetrahydropterin synthase QueD, with amino-acid sequence MKARLSKDFFFEAGQSLPNVPPGHKCGSMHGHSFKVEIVVEGEVDPHMGWVYDHAEISRAMEPLLDYIDHKYMNELPELENPTIEHIAAWFWRKLTPTLPGLAEIVVHETPTARCIYRGE
- a CDS encoding ACT domain-containing protein; translated protein: MRIVEQLAVFIANKPGTLAEVCDALAAERVNIYGLTVSDTVDHAVVRLVVSDTRKALAIFETRGTLVLETEVLMFENDNRPGSLSRIAAALSKAKINIEYAYLASMPSARKGLLIVRVADPKKALKVLQSAKLFENE
- the trxA gene encoding thioredoxin, with product MANANVVELNDTNFESVVSSASEPVLVDFWAPWCAPCRMLGPVVDEIATESVGKFKIAKVNVDDSPIVAEKFGIRHIPALLYFKGGEKKDQSLGMTGKAEIVRRLEALA